One region of Armigeres subalbatus isolate Guangzhou_Male chromosome 3, GZ_Asu_2, whole genome shotgun sequence genomic DNA includes:
- the LOC134226554 gene encoding probable cytochrome P450 9f2, producing the protein MVEVDLYVAVAVGAIILLLYHYASKKYEYFLAKPIPVLKPTFLLGSTGPMMFRRRDVSSHVKLLYDAFEDYKIVGFYDLMKPIYMMRDPEVIKQITVKDFDYFMDHTPTMTNSKPDDEVGGESLFGNSLFALRGQKWRDMRATLSPAFTGSKMRHMFDLVADCAKSMGEFFKSEAAAGKVLEYEMKDTFSRFGNDVIATVAFGIKVDSLRDRENEFFMKGKAMLNFQSLFVLVKFLLLRAFPALAQKIGVDFVDSSLTDYFKRMIVDNMKQRDAHGIFRNDMIQMLMEVRKGSLRHQKDEQDTKDAGFATVEESNVGKSTINRVWTENELISQCFLFFLAGFDTVSTCMTFLTYELMLNPDVQQRLYDEVIETEESLNGKPLTYEVLQKMEYMDMVVSEALRKWPPALISDRFCVKNYMYDDGNGLRFPIEKGQTMWIPTIAIHNDPKYYENPEKFDPERFSEENRSKIDAAAYLPFGAGPRNCIGSRLALMEVKVIVYNLLKDFSIEASEKTQIPLKMAKNFFALQAEKGVWLEFKPRKQ; encoded by the exons ATGGTGGAGGTGGACCTGTACGTGGCGGTGGCCGTCGGCGCCATCATTCTACTGCTTTATCACTACGCGTCGAAGAAATACGAATACTTCCTGGCGAAACCGATTCCGGTCTTGAAGCCGACGTTTTTGCTCGGCAGTACCGGTCCGATGATGTTCCGCCGGCGGGATGTGTCCTCGCACGTGAAGCTGCTGTACGATGCGTTCGAGGATTACAA GATTGTCGGTTTCTACGACCTGATGAAGCCGATTTATATGATGCGCGATCCGGAAGTGATCAAGCAGATCACGGTCAAGGACTTTGACTACTTCATGGATCACACACCGACGATGACGAATAGTAAACCGGACGACGAGGTCGGGGGGGAAAGTTTGTTCGGGAACTCGCTGTTCGCACTCCGTGGGCAAAAGTGGAGGGATATGCGGGCGACGTTGAGTCCGGCGTTCACCGGAAGCAAGATGCGACATATGTTTGATTTGGTGGCGGATTGTGCGAAGTCGATGGGGGAATTTTTCAAGTCCGAAGCTGCAGCCGGGAAGGTGTTGGAGTACGAAATGAAGGATACCTTCTCGAGGTTTGGAAATGATGTGATAGCAACGGTTGCTTTCGGGATCAAGGTAGACTCGCTGCGTGATCGTGAAAACGAGTTCTTCATGAAGGGTAAGGCAATGTTGAACTTCCAGTCGCTGTTTGTGTTGGTGAAGTTCTTGCTGTTACGAGCTTTTCCTGCCTTGGCACAGAAGATCGGAGTGGATTTTGTGGATTCTTCTTTGACTGATTACTTTAAAAGAATGATCGTAGATAATATGAAACAGAGGGACGCCCATGGGATATTCCGGAATGATATGATCCAGATGCTTATGGAGGTTCGAAAAGGTTCGTTGAGGCATCAGAAAGACGAACAAGACACGAAAGATGCCGGATTTGCCACGGTAGAAGAGTCAAACGTTGGAAAATCGACAATCAACAGAGTGTGGACAGAGAACGAATTGATTTCGCAATGTTTCCTGTTCTTTCTGGCAGGTTTCGACACAGTTTCTACCTGCATGACATTCCTCACATACGAGCTTATGCTCAATCCCGATGTTCAACAACGCCTCTACGATGAAGTGATAGAAACGGAAGAGTCATTGAACGGCAAACCGCTAACTTACGAGGTGCTACAGAAGATGGAATACATGGATATGGTCGTGTCCGAAGCTCTTCGTAAGTGGCCTCCTGCATTAATTTCGGATCGGTTCTGCGTCAAGAATTACATGTACGACGATGGGAACGGACTACGCTTCCCCATCGAGAAGGGCCAAACGATGTGGATTCCAACGATCGCTATCCACAACGACCCCAAGTATTACGAAAATCCGGAAAAGTTTGACCCGGAGCGGTTCAGCGAGGAAAATCGCTCGAAAATCGATGCTGCCGCTTATCTGCCGTTTGGCGCAGGCCCTCGGAACTGTATCGGGTCTCGGTTGGCGCTGATGGAAGTGAAAGTGATTGTCTATAATTTGCTGAAGGATTTTAGCATCGAAGCTAGCGAGAAAACGCAAATTCCATTGAAAATGGCGAAAAACTTCTTTGCTTTGCAGGCGGAGAAAGGCGTTTGGCTTGAGTTCAAGCCCAGAAAACAGTGA
- the LOC134223689 gene encoding probable cytochrome P450 9f2: MVDVNLLGALAVGAVVLLFYHHIAKKYHYFLTKPIPCIKPTFLWGIFDMVIIKRIELVFGSKVLYNTFPDAKIIGYYEFTKPAYMLRDPKMIKKITIRDFDSFIDRTPVFGENVPHDSLFFNSLFSLRGQKWRDMRSTLSPTFTGSRIRHMFELVANCATSMTGFFQSEAKHGDGLELDMKETFSRFVCDAIATVAFGIEVDSFRDPDNEFYTRGKQTQKIHSFPSLARFIALRVLPFLQKILHFDLVDVNLADYFKKVFKDNMEQRKSRGIIRNDLINMLMDAQKGALTHEKQETEHAEGYAIVDESDVGKSTHSRVWTENELIAQCFLFFFAAFDNISSILSLLSYELTVNQDIQDRLYEEICKTELSLDGNPLTYDTLQKMPYMDTVVSEALRKWPTATLTDRYTNKDYVFDDEEGLRFTIEKGNTIWVPMLALQHDPQYFPDPERFDPERFSEANRSKIIPGTYLPFGAGPRNCIGSRLALLEIKIAMYHLLREFSLQASARTQIPLKLSKSAFSLQPEQGVWLKLKAR, translated from the exons ATGGTCGATGTGAACTTGCTTGGCGCTTTGGCGGTGGGAGCCGTAGTCCTGCTGTTCTATCACCACATCGCGAAAAAGTATCATTACTTTTTGACCAAACCGATTCCGTGCATCAAACCCACCTTCCTGTGGGGTATTTTCGATATGGTGATCATCAAACGGATCGAGTTGGTTTTCGGATCGAAAGTTCTGTACAACACTTTTCCTGATGCCAA AATTATCGGCTACTACGAATTCACTAAACCAGCATACATGTTACGTGACCCGAAGATGATCAAAAAGATCACTATACGGGACTTCGATAGTTTCATCGATCGTACACCGGTGTTCGGCGAGAATGTCCCTCACGACAGTTTGTTCTTCAACTCGCTGTTCTCGCTCCGGGGACAAAAATGGCGCGACATGCGATCGACGCTGAGCCCTACCTTTACCGGCAGTCGCATACGGCACATGTTCGAGTTGGTGGCAAACTGTGCCACCAGTATGACTGGATTTTTCCAATCGGAAGCCAAGCATGGCGACGGTTTGGAACTCGACATGAAGGAAACCTTCTCGCGGTTCGTCTGCGACGCAATCGCTACGGTCGCGTTCGGGATAGAGGTGGATTCGTTCCGCGATCCGGATAACGAGTTCTACACCAGAGGAAAGCAGACGcagaaaattcattcatttccgTCGTTGGCGAGATTCATTGCCTTGCGGGTTTTACCTTTTTTGCAAAAAATTCTACACTTCGATCTTGTGGATGTGAATCTGGCGGATTACTTCAAAAAGGTCTTCAAGGACAATATGGAACAGCGCAAAAGTCGAGGAATCATTCGGAACGATTTGATTAACATGTTGATGGATGCCCAGAAAGGGGCGCTGACACATGAAAAGCAGGAAACCGAACACGCCGAGGGTTACGCAATTGTTGACGAATCCGACGTGGGCAAATCGACGCATTCCAGAGTTTGGACGGAAAACGAATTGATCGCCCAgtgtttcctgtttttcttcgCCGCGTTCGACAATATATCCAGCATCTTGTCTTTACTCTCCTACGAGCTCACCGTGAATCAGGACATTCAAGACCGACTCTACGAGGAAATTTGCAAAACTGAATTATCTCTGGATGGTAACCCTCTAACCTATGATACCCTTCAGAAGATGCCCTACATGGATACGGTTGTATCGGAGGCACTTCGTAAATGGCCGACAGCCACCCTGACGGATCGGTACACCAACAAAGACTACGTCTTCGACGACGAAGAAGGGCTGCGTTTTACCATCGAAAAAGGTAACACCATTTGGGTGCCGATGTTGGCATTGCAGCATGATCCGCAATATTTCCCGGATCCGGAGCGATTCGACCCGGAACGGTTCAGCGAAGCCAATCGCTCGAAAATCATACCGGGAACATATCTTCCGTTCGGAGCCGGACCAAGAAACTGCATCGGATCGAGACTGGCGCTGTTGGAGATCAAGATAGCGATGTACCATCTGTTGCGCGAGTTCAGCCTGCAAGCTTCCGCCAGGACGCAGATTCCGCTCAAGTTGTCCAAGAGTGCTTTCAGCTTGCAACCGGAGCAGGGCGTTTGGTTGAAATTGAAAGCCAGATGA